One Felis catus isolate Fca126 chromosome D1, F.catus_Fca126_mat1.0, whole genome shotgun sequence DNA segment encodes these proteins:
- the AIP gene encoding AH receptor-interacting protein isoform X1 encodes MADLIARLREDGIQKRVIQEGRGELPDFQDGTKATFHYRTLHSDKEGTVLDDSRVRGKPMELIIGKKFKLPVWETIVCTMREGEIAQFCCDVKHVVLYPLVAKSLRNIAAGKDPLEGQRHCCGIAQMHEHSSLGHADLDALQQNPQPLIFDIEMLKVESPGTYQQDPWAMTDEEKAKAVPVIHQEGNRLYREGHVREAAAKYYDAIACLKNLQMKEQPGSPDWIQLDQQITPLLLNYCQCKLVAQEYYEVLDHCSSILNKYDDNVKAYFKRGKAHAAVWNAQEAQADFAKVLELDPALAPIVSRELRALEARIRQKDEEDKARFRGIFSH; translated from the exons GCCACATTCCACTACCGGACTCTGCACAGCGACAAGGAGGGCACTGTGCTGGATGACAGCCGGGTGCGTGGCAAGCCCATGGAGCTCATCATTGGCAAGAAGTTCAAGCTGCCTGTGTGGGAGACCATCGTGTGCACCATGCGTGAAGGGGAGATCGCCCAGTTCTGCTGCGATGTCAAG CACGTGGTCCTGTATCCGCTGGTGGCCAAGAGTTTACGCAACATCGCGGCTGGCAAGGACCCCCTGGAGGGCCAGCGGCACTGCTGCGGGATCGCCCAGATGCACGAACACAGCTCCCTGGGCCATGCCGATCTGGACGCCCTGCAGCAGAACCCCCAGCCTCTCATCTTCGACATTGAGATGCTTAAG GTGGAGAGCCCCGGCACGTACCAGCAGGACCCCTGGGCGATGACGGATGAGGAGAAGGCGAAGGCGGTGCCGGTCATCCACCAGGAGGGCAACCGGCTGTACCGTGAGGGCCACGTGAGGGAGGCCGCCGCCAAGTACTACGACGCCATCGCCTGCCTCAAGAACCTACAGATGAAG gagCAGCCTGGGTCCCCTGACTGGATCCAGCTGGATCAGCAGATCACCCCGCTGTTGCTCAACTACTGTCAGTGCAAGCTGGTGGCCCAGGAGTACTACGAGGTGCTGGACCACTGCTCCTCCATCCTCAACAAGTATGACG ACAACGTCAAGGCCTACTTCAAGCGGGGCAAGGCGCACGCGGCCGTGTGGAATGCCCAGGAGGCCCAGGCTGACTTTGCCAAGGTGCTGGAGCTGGACCCCGCCCTGGCGCCCATCGTGAGCCGTGAGCTTCGGGCCCTGGAGGCACGCATCCGGCAGAAGGACGAAGAGGACAAGGCTCGCTTCCGGGGCATCTTCTCCCACTGA